The DNA window CGGCGGCGTCGCCATCCCGGCGGTCGGCCACCGCGTGGTCCACGGCGGCGTCGACTATGCCGCGCCGATGGTGCTCGATGCCAAGGTCCTCGCCGACCTCGAGCGGCTGGTCAGGCTGGCGCCGCTGCACCAGCCGCACAACCTGGCCGGCATCCGCGCCGCCCGGGCCGCCTTCCCGCAGGCCCTGCAGGTGGCCTGTTTCGATACAGCCTTTCACCGCGCGCATCCCTGGGTCAACGACACCTTCGCCCTGCCGCGCAGCTACTACGACGAGGGCGTGCGCCGCTACGGCTTCCACGGCATCTCCTACGAATATGTCGCGATGCGGCTGCGCGCGGTCGCGCCGGCGCGGGCGGCGGGCCGGGTGGCGATCGCCCATCTCGGCAACGGGGCGTCGATGTGCGCGGTGCGCGACGGCCGCAGCGTCGGCTCGACCATGGGCTTCACCGCGCTCGACGGCCTGCCGATGGGCACCCGCTGCGGCCAGCTCGACCCCGGCGTCGTGCTGTACATGCTGGACGAGAAGGGGATGGACGCGCGCGAGATCGAGGCCGTGCTCTACAAGCAGTCGGGGCTGAAGGGTCTGTCCGGGTTGTCACACGACATGCGGGAGCTGGAGGCGGCGGGCACGCCGGAGGCGGAAGAGGCCATCGCCTATTTCGTGTTCCGTATCCGGCGCGAGCTCGGCGCGATGGCGGCGATCCTCGGCGGGCTCGACGCCCTGGTGTTCTGCGGCGGGATCGGCGAGCACGCCTGGCGGGTGCGCGAGCGGGTGTGCGCCGACATGGGCTGGCTCGGCATCGCGCTGGACCGGGGGCGCAACCGTGCGGGCGAGACCGTGGTCTCGGCCGACGAGTCGGCGGTGGCGGTGCTGGTGATCCGGACCGACGA is part of the Alphaproteobacteria bacterium genome and encodes:
- a CDS encoding acetate/propionate family kinase, producing MTEHVLTINAGSSSVKFALYALDDRPVERLRGQVDGIGATPRIEARVGTEILADGDPLDPATDQAAALQQILRLIERRFGGVAIPAVGHRVVHGGVDYAAPMVLDAKVLADLERLVRLAPLHQPHNLAGIRAARAAFPQALQVACFDTAFHRAHPWVNDTFALPRSYYDEGVRRYGFHGISYEYVAMRLRAVAPARAAGRVAIAHLGNGASMCAVRDGRSVGSTMGFTALDGLPMGTRCGQLDPGVVLYMLDEKGMDAREIEAVLYKQSGLKGLSGLSHDMRELEAAGTPEAEEAIAYFVFRIRRELGAMAAILGGLDALVFCGGIGEHAWRVRERVCADMGWLGIALDRGRNRAGETVVSADESAVAVLVIRTDEEQMIAAHTAALLAASR